A region of the Mesobacillus jeotgali genome:
ATTTCCAAACTTAACTGTATTAGCTGATTTAAAAATTATGGATGCAGCTGGGTATGAAGTAAGCCAGGCATCCGAGGCAGGGGCTGACATCATAACAATTCTTGGGGCAGCTGAAGACGAGTCCATAAAAGGGGCAGTAGAAGAGGCGAAGAAACAAGGAAAACAAATTCTTGTAGATATGATTGCAGTTAAAGATATTACTGCACGTGCCAAGGAATTGGACGAGCTTGGTGTTGATTATATTTGTGTACACACAGGATACGATCTGCAAGCTGTAGGAAAAAATTCCTTTGAAGATCTGCATACCATTAAGAGTGTTGTCAAAAACGCCAAAACTGCCATTGCTGGTGGAATCAAACTAGAAACACTTCCAGAAGTTATTAACGAACACCCTGACCTCATCATTGTAGGCGGAGGAATCACAGGTAAAGAAGATATAAAAGCTGTTGCTCAAAAAATGCAGGAATTGATTAAACAAGGTTAAATAAACTATGAATACTACTCAATATTTAGCCAAAGTTGTTCAAGAATTAAGTAGGGCGGCCTACTTAATTTCTGATGAACAAGCAGAGAAATTAGTAAACCAGATTCTAGAATCAAAAAAAATCTTTGTCGCCGGTGCTGGCAGATCCGGATTTATGGGGAAAGCCTTTGCCATGCGAATGATGCACATGGGAATTGATGCCTATGTGGTAGGTGAAACCGTAACAGCCAACTTAGAAAAGGGCGATTTATTAATTATCGGATCTGGTTCGGGAGAAACCAAAACATTGGTTGCCTTTGCCGAAAAAGCGAAAAGCTTAGGAGGAAAAGTCGCGGCTATCACCATTTCTCCCGAATCTACAATCGGAAAAATAGCTGATTTGATTGTTGAATTACCAGGAGTAACGAAAGATCAATCTGCAGGTGACTACAAGACCATTCAACCAATGGGATCTCTATTTGAGCAAACGACGTTGTTATTTTATGATGCCGTCATCTTGCGCTTTATGGAGAAAAAAGGCCTGGATTCTAATGAAATGTATGGTAAACATGCTAATCTCGAATAGAAAATAACTTATAGAAAAAGACCACATTTTTTAATTGTGGTCTTTTCTGTATTATCTCCCTATATTTTATAATTAAAAGTCAAAAAGTTGTTGCAAAAATATTCTCCTATCAAGCTTATCAAATCGACTTATCCCCCTCCTCGTGACAGTTTAATAAGTTCGTGAAATCAAAGAAGAAACCGGATTAGCAAGATAGTTAGCCACTTAGGAATGTCTATTCAAATACTGGATCTTTTAAATTGTACGATGGCATAACTGATGTTCCTACTCAAGTTATTTTTGGTTTCGTATGTCACGTGTTGGTGGGCAGTTAGCTGTATCTCAAGAAACCTTTGGCAGTATCGATGGGGAGCGAAAGATCAAGTTCTTCACTTGGTATAACGGTGTATTACGTTGGTTTGCTGATGTTTCCCAAAGCCAAGATATTATATTTATAATAGCTGACTGTAAAGTTATGTACTTAAACGGGTGTATTGTATAAAGCAGAATATCGTGAAATGATATTCTGCTTCTGAGAAAAATTTTATTCTCCTTGGGCACCGTTTGTAGTCACTCTTCGAACGTGGTTATCTTCAAAATTGTTTTGACGAGCTTTCTCCACTTTATCATTTAAAAGTTCCTTTTGGTCTACCTGTGATGAAGGTGTCTGCTTATCTTTGGACATTAATGTTCCTCCTTTGTTAAAAAATTGCCTACCTTCTTATTTTGCGGTCCTTTTTAAAAAATAATCATAGAAAATTTAATTGTGAATAAATAGACTAAAAATGGGTTGAAGATCGAATTCCGGCAATCAGATCTTGTTTTTCGTTGGTCAACTAACGGTGCAGGTAGTTTAATAAAGACAATAACTTCTACTACTGGGCTGCTATGTAGATTTTATTGGTGGAAAACCCTGTCTTAAAAACTGCACGTAAAAGATTGTTACGCACACCTTGTTGAATTCGCTTGTTCAGCAGAATTACGTGAATATATTTCATCTGATTATAAAAAAATGCACGCAGGTTCTGGTGTCCGGTGCATCTTTTTTAATATCTCAAACTATCCTTCTATTTCCCCTCATTCATCTTCTCCATTACCACTTTGGTTTCATTGTGAAATATAGCAGGCTTCTCTTGGCGAATGATTACAAATGTTATGAAATAGGGAATAATACTAGCCACATGAATACCAGCACTAACTGCTGAATATGCCTCAAACACGGAATCTACATGTTGCTCCCCTAAAAAGACGATGGTAAGGAAATATGAAACAAGATAAATCGCTTGGAGGGTTCCCCAATGGATGAGAGTTTTCCAATACTTTATTTCACTTAGGCGATAGAGAAAGAGAATATAGGAACTCATCGTAATGATATATGGGATGACTCCAAGAAACCAAATAGATTGAAAATGTATTGTACCCATTTCAACCAAAGTAAAAACTGTCATGGTAAAGATAAACTGAATAATAAAAAGGAGCCAAATGGGATAAGAAATTCGCATTATTTTCTTTTGCTGTATCACTTTTTGCCAATAGTCATCTGTCTCTTGGTTTGGGCTTTCAGAGCTGTATCCTAATGAGAATGCTTCTATGTTTAACAAGTCACCTTTGAAGTCTAATGGAGCTGTTTTTAATTCATTCTCAAATAAAGAAAGAATTGCATCACCGGGAACTAAATCAATCTGTCTGTCTGTATATTCTAAGGGAAGCCCTAATTTCTGAAGTCTTAAAAGTAATTGGTTCATTGCATTGATCTCGAATTCAGTATGTTTTAACAGGTAAGGATGAAACTCTTGACCGTCTTTATAGATTAAGTGAATGACCGGATAAATTAAGTATTTATGTTTTATATGATTTTCTCGAACTCTTATTATTTTACGTGAGACTACGATTCGACATATGTGAGAGAATGGGATTAATCCCTCGTCATAGGTATCTTTTCCGTTTAAAAAGCGTTTATAACGGAAACCAGTCTCATTAATCTCATACTCATACATTTGGTTTCCCGTCTTTAGCATGTCTATAAAATACGATAAGACTCCATATACAAGAAATAGTACAAGCGGAATACCAGTTACCATCGCTGATATGAACATTGTTTCTTCCCCATTTAAAAATAGGAAGGGCGCTATAAAATAAAATACACCGAACCCCAATACGATGAGGACGCCTACGATACTGAGGCACCATTGAAGGACTCCATTTTTATTTTTATAAATAGTTGTAGTTGGTTGTTGAATTTGTGACAACATGATCACCTCATAGTATATTTCGGATTCCATAAATGGAATATATACTATTTTTACGATTAAAAAGGGATTTGGTTCCGTAAATAATGCGGTAGATAGATCTATTAAGTGCTTCTGGTTCTAAAATAGAGATTTCCTATAGGATTGAAACATTACCTCGGAAAGGAGAGATAAAAAATAAAAGGTGAATAACATAACGGAACCTCAAGTAGCTGTAATACAATCACTTATGGAAAACCATCGTTGTAGAAATGGCACTGTGGAATCAGAAAATATAATCTTTACGCTACTTTATAATTTTTAATTATTTACTTTTTTTATTTTAGGAAAATTAAATGAATGAAAATTTAATCATGGATTTCGTATTGATACAGATGCATGGGTGCTAATGTTCCAGAAAGAATACGTAAAAAAAGCTTGGAGAATCCAAGCATTTTTTTTTGCTAATTTACTTACCGAATGCGGGTCAATTCTATTTGAATACCCCGGCTAATTCGAATTCTGCCTGAAAACCGAAACTGGGAGGCTTGCTGAAGAAGGTGCTTATTTTCAAAGACTTTCAGGGTTCTCCTCAACCA
Encoded here:
- the hxlA gene encoding 3-hexulose-6-phosphate synthase: MKLQLALDLVDIPGAIEVVKEVEEFIDIVEIGTPVVINEGLKAVKEVKSAFPNLTVLADLKIMDAAGYEVSQASEAGADIITILGAAEDESIKGAVEEAKKQGKQILVDMIAVKDITARAKELDELGVDYICVHTGYDLQAVGKNSFEDLHTIKSVVKNAKTAIAGGIKLETLPEVINEHPDLIIVGGGITGKEDIKAVAQKMQELIKQG
- the hxlB gene encoding 6-phospho-3-hexuloisomerase, with protein sequence MNTTQYLAKVVQELSRAAYLISDEQAEKLVNQILESKKIFVAGAGRSGFMGKAFAMRMMHMGIDAYVVGETVTANLEKGDLLIIGSGSGETKTLVAFAEKAKSLGGKVAAITISPESTIGKIADLIVELPGVTKDQSAGDYKTIQPMGSLFEQTTLLFYDAVILRFMEKKGLDSNEMYGKHANLE